A window of Abditibacteriaceae bacterium contains these coding sequences:
- a CDS encoding DUF2298 domain-containing protein, translating to MANLVFFWLLGLWMLGWAALPATRHVLAHLSDSGLAAGRVLFIALTSLFAFWMASFGLAPLRVVPILFATVALASLSLLLDQSERANFFAFLKTHRRALLVSDAVFVAAFLFFGWIRWRNPALNSLEKPMDAALLAQCWRADWLPIQNPWFAGTPLSGYYYFGPLMGAGLARCFGGAPWMTYNLVQPAFCALFISTLFSLCAALSRSHRRGFIALLLVAFLGHFEPLRQLVATGRFWPLDGWQTSRVITNTINEYPFFTLVVGDAHAHFYALALEAALLCVCWNFFTGTTKFDRTSVLRLCVAGGMLAVIVMTNPWAAPIAAVLVAACAGVTLPRHRWLWFLLAFAVARLLLWPHLRVFRPAIGGVSFEFWLPEVASFLLLWGGWLGLTAIAATRLKTELSERAGFALVTGLCGGASLLVPFGVTILGVFQDTPWRHQDTVFKFGLQAWLLLGTAAACGALAAWRTWARPWRVATLMYLPVPFLCAFAVVWRWSVQDVPRDANNAVALSLDGARHLPSDDREAVTWLSDNSKGDEAVLEAIGVNSYSQFGRVSALTGVPTLIGWPSHVSSWGGDSAEIERRRQLVETVYNGAAAEQTAALREVKQLKVRWILIGDLERRTYNALALTRLHDAHHVAFQSGETIILEAQ from the coding sequence CGCGCACTTATCGGACAGCGGCCTGGCAGCGGGCCGAGTGCTTTTCATCGCCCTCACGTCGCTCTTCGCCTTCTGGATGGCGTCGTTTGGCCTCGCGCCTCTTCGTGTCGTCCCGATTCTCTTCGCCACGGTCGCTCTTGCTTCACTAAGCCTTCTCTTGGACCAGAGCGAACGCGCTAACTTCTTCGCTTTTCTCAAAACCCATCGTCGCGCGTTGCTGGTTTCCGATGCGGTGTTCGTCGCGGCTTTCCTCTTCTTCGGCTGGATTCGCTGGCGCAATCCTGCGTTGAACTCGTTGGAAAAGCCGATGGACGCGGCGCTGCTAGCCCAATGCTGGCGCGCCGATTGGCTGCCGATTCAGAACCCGTGGTTCGCGGGCACGCCGCTTTCCGGTTATTACTACTTCGGCCCGTTGATGGGCGCGGGCCTCGCGCGCTGTTTCGGCGGCGCGCCATGGATGACGTATAACCTCGTTCAGCCGGCGTTCTGCGCGCTATTCATTTCCACGCTTTTTTCATTATGCGCCGCACTTTCGCGGTCGCATAGGCGCGGTTTCATCGCACTTCTTCTTGTCGCTTTTTTGGGCCACTTCGAACCGCTACGGCAGTTGGTGGCAACCGGACGTTTCTGGCCGCTCGACGGCTGGCAAACCTCGCGTGTCATCACCAACACGATTAACGAATATCCGTTTTTTACGCTTGTCGTGGGCGATGCACACGCTCACTTTTACGCCCTTGCTCTTGAAGCGGCCTTGCTTTGCGTTTGCTGGAATTTCTTTACTGGAACGACCAAATTCGACCGTACTTCCGTGCTGCGCTTGTGCGTTGCCGGTGGAATGTTGGCCGTCATCGTCATGACAAACCCCTGGGCTGCACCAATTGCGGCCGTGCTTGTTGCCGCGTGCGCTGGCGTCACGCTGCCGCGTCATCGGTGGCTCTGGTTTTTGTTGGCGTTTGCCGTTGCGCGTCTGCTGTTGTGGCCGCACTTGCGTGTTTTTCGTCCGGCGATTGGAGGTGTGTCGTTCGAATTCTGGCTTCCCGAAGTCGCTTCATTCTTGCTGTTGTGGGGCGGTTGGCTGGGGCTTACGGCCATCGCCGCAACACGATTAAAAACGGAGCTTTCCGAACGTGCCGGTTTCGCTCTGGTGACGGGCTTGTGTGGCGGCGCCTCATTGTTGGTGCCTTTCGGCGTCACAATTCTGGGTGTCTTTCAGGACACTCCATGGCGGCACCAAGATACAGTTTTCAAATTCGGGCTGCAAGCATGGCTGCTACTCGGCACAGCGGCGGCGTGTGGCGCGCTTGCCGCGTGGCGCACATGGGCGCGACCGTGGCGCGTTGCAACTTTGATGTACCTGCCCGTCCCCTTTCTCTGTGCATTTGCCGTCGTGTGGCGCTGGTCGGTTCAAGATGTACCACGCGATGCCAACAACGCCGTCGCGCTTTCTCTCGATGGCGCTCGCCATTTGCCGTCCGACGACCGCGAGGCAGTGACTTGGCTTTCTGACAACTCAAAAGGCGATGAAGCCGTTCTCGAAGCGATAGGGGTTAATTCCTATTCGCAATTTGGGCGCGTTTCAGCCCTGACAGGTGTCCCAACTCTGATTGGATGGCCGAGTCACGTTTCGAGTTGGGGAGGCGATAGTGCAGAAATCGAACGGCGACGGCAGTTGGTTGAAACCGTTTATAACGGCGCGGCAGCGGAGCAAACCGCTGCATTGCGCGAAGTCAAACAATTAAAGGTACGCTGGATTCTCATTGGCGACCTGGAACGGCGCACTTACAATGCGCTTGCGCTCACGCGATTGCACGACGCTCACCACGTTGCATTTCAAAGCGGCGAAACCATCATTTTAGAAGCACAATAA